The following are from one region of the Penaeus chinensis breed Huanghai No. 1 chromosome 32, ASM1920278v2, whole genome shotgun sequence genome:
- the LOC125042789 gene encoding uncharacterized protein LOC125042789, giving the protein MVSQSLRVVMAAAALALAMAASDPSYLPAYAGGIGADVPIVAPPVAVPVAYPGVAHVPAAVPCLPETHYVKKYQTQLQQVPVYTTVYKQQIVPTTLYNTQYETEYQTEYKTAYVPKYITETAYKTEVQYQTVYKTQLHTEYQTHYVTSTQYVPKYVTQTQYNTQYVTQTEYQNIYSTQLVPKYITTTQLQYQTQYQTQVLPRYLTVTKTQHFYKTVCPKPVYGY; this is encoded by the exons ATGGTGTCCCAAAGCCTGCGTGTTGTGATGGCGGCGGCCGCGCTTGCACTTGCAATGGCGGCCTCTGACCCCTCATATCTCCCTGCCTACGCTGGTGGCATCGGCGCTGATGTCCCCATTGTGGCACCTCCTGTCGCTGTTCCCGTGGCCTACCCCGGCGTCGCCCATGTCCCCGCGGCGGTGCCCTGCCTCCCCGAGACGCATTACGTGAAGAAGTACCAGACGCAGCTGCAGCAG GTCCCTGTCTACACCACCGTGTACAAGCAGCAGATCGTCCCCACCACCCTGTACAACACACAGTACGAGACCGAGTACCAGACCGAGTACAAGACCGCCTACGTCCCGAAATACATCACCGAAACAGCTTACAAGACCGAGGTGCAATACCAGACGGTTTACAAGACCCAATTACACACCGAATACCAGACCCACTACGTCACCTCGACCCAGTACGTGCCCAAGTACGTAACCCAGACCCAGTACAACACCCAGTACGTGACTCAGACAGAATACCAGAATATCTACAGCACCCAGCTCGTGCCCAAGTACATCACGACCACCCAGCTGCAGTACCAGACTCAGTACCAAACCCAAGTACTGCCCCGGTACCTCACCGTCACGAAGACACAGCACTTCTACAAGACTGTGTGCCCGAAACCTGTCTATGGATATTAA